From the genome of Thermoleophilia bacterium:
CGGCGGTGCTGTTGGCATTCGATAGGTCGCGTGGGATCCCCCACTCTTCACCGGTGGGGCGGAGGGAGGCCTGAACCACGCCGGACCGCAGCCACGTGGCGATGACGTTGCCGCGTTGATCCGCGCCCACCTGTGCGCCGCGCAGTTGCGGGGCCGGCCGGGAGATGTCCGACACGCGGCTCCACGGGCCGCGTGTCGGGTGGACGGATGCCTGGGCCACCACCTCCGCGCCGCGGGTGAGTGTCCATACCGCGATGGCCTCCCCCGTCGGCGTGATGGTGACGGCGGGGTCCATGAGGGCTCCGCTCCCCTCGGCGGAGATCGTCTCGGGCGGGGAAAACGTCTCATCGGCGGCGCGCAGTGATGCCCGGACGCGATAGGTGTTCGCGTCGTCCTGCCGCCAGACCACCACGGCACCGGCGATGCCCGCGGCCACGCCCGGAGTGGACGCGCGCTCGTCGGGTGATGACACATCACGGGTGGGTCCAAAGCGTCCCGCGTCGTTTGCGCAGGTGGCGCGGATGGTGGATCCACCATCCGACACCTCACCGGCCCACGCGATGATGGGCGCGCATCCGCTCCCGAACGCAAGGCGAGGGGATGATGCGACCTGTCCGCGGGGCGACAGCGCGATCGCAGGCAGGAATCGGCGTCGCGCGGGACGGATGCTCAACCGAACCCGTCCTGCCTCGATCCACCCGACCGCCGCGAGCCCGTGGGTGGTCATGGCGACCACCACTCCGGTGGCACCCCGCCCGCTTCCCGGCACGCGCACGGGTGAGTACCACGGGCCGCCCGGGGTACGCAGCGTGACCATCACACCCGCGGCCGTGGCCCATGCCGCGATCGCACGGCCGTCGTCGTTGCCGGCCACGGCCGGACCCTGCCCACCCCGATCCGCCGGCGCGATGGTGGTGGGGGGGAGCCACGCGGTGGCACCCAGCGCCACCGATGGCGCGATCAGGACGACGACGACGGCGATGGGTCGGAGCACGCCCCCATCCTGCCCGTGCCGTACGCGGATGTCCAGATGGTGTGTCCGGGTCGCTGCGATCCTGCGTCGGCGGCTTCGCGTGAGCGACGTGCCGTACGCGGATGTCCAGATGGTGTGTCCGGAGGCACCGGTCGGGGGCGGAAGGGGCGGGGGCCTGTTCGTCGAATGAGGGGCCGTGCCACCTGACGCAGACGAACTCACTGACGTCCTCCGCCGCGACTACGCGCGGTTCAGTCCAGCCCAGCAGGCGCTGGCCCGATACCTCGTGGACCACGTCGCCGAGTTGCCGCTGGTGTCGGCCCATGAAGTGGCGCAGGCCGCCCACTGCAGCCCCGCCACGGTAGTGCGCTTTGCCCAGGCGCTCGGATACGCGGGCTATCCCGAACTCCAGCGCACCGTGCGCCAGGCCCACCGGCCGGGGATCGGCGTGCGTGCCGTCGGCGCTCCGGGCTCGCGCACCCGTCTGGAGGTGTTCGACGTCGATCGTCGGGCCCTCGAGGATGTGGCAGCGCGCCTCGGCACCGAGGGCGTCCAGCCGCTCGTGGCCCCGCTCGTCTCCGTAACGCCCATCGTGATCGCCGGAGACGCCATGGCGCGTCCAATCATCACCCTCTTAGAGGAGCGACTGTCGCGCGCCGGCCGGGAGACGCTGATCGTCGATTCCGGGGAGGTCCGCGTGCGGATGCGCCTTGGTGCGCTCGGCCGCGGCGGCGGACTCCTCGCCGTGTCCATCGGCAAGGAGACACGGGTGGCGGAGTACGCCGTTGCCGCGGCGCGTGCCGCGGGCGCACCGGCCGTCGCCCTGGTCGACTCAAGCCTCTCGGCGGCATCTCGTGCCCCTGTGGTACGGGTGATCCCCGCCGAGGAGCGGGGCGGCGAACCCAGCCTCACCGCCTTCGTGGCTGTCGCGCAGGCATTGGCGCAGGGGATCGCGGCGCATCAGGTTCAGCGCCGGACGCTCACAGCGATTCCCGCCTAGGGCAATTTTTCCCCACCCTCTGCGGGAGCAGGCCCGGGCGTTCTACACTCCTCGCGGATTCCGATCAGGAGTGGGTGAGTGAGCGACAACGTCCAAGGCAACGGTGTCACCGGTACGCATGCCGTCAAGGCGGGGCTGGCCCGGATGCTCACGGGTGGCGTCATCATGGACGTCGTCACCCCGGAGCAGGCGAAGATTGCGGAGGACGCCGGCGCGTGTGCGGTGATGGCCCTCGAGCGCATCCCGGCGGAGATCCGCCGACTGGGGGGTGTGGCCCGCATGTCGGATCCCGAAATGATCGAAGGGATTCAGTCGGCCGTCAGCATCCCGGTCATGGCCAAGTGCCGCATCGGTCACCACGTCGAGGCGCAAATCCTCCAAGCCCTCCAGATCGACTACATCGACGAGTCGGAGGTGCTGACCCCCGCCGATTCTGCGAGTCACATCGACAAGCGCCCGTTCACGGCGCCGTTCGTGTGTGGCGCGACCGACCTCGGGGAAGCGCTCCGCCGCATCTCTGAGGGCGCGTCCATGATCCGTACCAAGGGCGAGGCGGGCACGGGCAACGTGGTCGAGGCCGTGCGCCACATGAAGACGATCACCCAGGACATTCGGCGTGTGGCCTCCGCGTCGCGTGAGGAGCGATTCGCCATTGCCCGGGAGATGTCCGCACCACTCGATCTCATCGAGTGGGTGGGTGAGCACGGTCGACTGCCGGTCGTCAACTTCTCGGCCGGTGGTATCGCCACGCCCGCCGATGCCGCTCTGATGATGTATCTCGGCGCCGAGGGCGTCTTCGTTGGCAGCGGGATCTTTATGAGCGCGGACCCGCCCGCCCGTGCGCGCGCGATCGTCGAGGCCACAACTCACTGGGACCACCCCGACGTCGTGGCCCGCGTGTCGCGTGGCCTGCGCGAGGCCATGCCGGGTATCGAGATCGGCGACTTGGGCGAGGCCGGCCTGCTGCAGACCCGGGGCTGGTGAGCGGGCCCGCGTCCTCCCGTCCCCGAATCGGCGTGCTCGCCGTGCAGGGTGCGGTATGCGAGCACGAGGCCGCGTTGGCGGACGTGGGCGCGCGTACCACGCGGGTGCGCCTGCCGGATGAGATCGCCGGCCTCGGGGGTCTGGTCATTCCCGGGGGGGAGAGCACGACATTCGGCCTCGTGGCGGAACGGTCGGGCCTGCTGTCCGCGCTGCGTCGGTGCGTGGACGAGGGAATGCCCGTGTTCGGCACCTGCGCGGGAATGATCATGCTCGCCGACGGCATTACGGGTGGTGGCACGCAGGCTCTCGTCGGCGGCATGGACATCGTGGTGAGGCGCAACGCCTTCGGGCGCCAGCAGGACTCGTTCGAGGCCGATCTCGACATCGCGGTGCTGGGGGATCCGCCTATGCGCGGGATCTTCATCCGCGCCCCGTGGATCGAGTCGGCCGGAGCGTCGGTCGAGATCCTCGCCGAGCACGCGGGCCACGCGGTCGCCGCGCGCGACGGGAGTCGTATCGTGGCGGCCTTCCACCCAGAGCTCACGGAGGACCGTAGGCTCCATCGGCTGTTCGTGGACATGGTCAGAGACCATGGTCGGCAGATCGGCGGCAATGATCAGGAGGACACTCGTGTCGGGGCACAGTAAGTGGGCCACCATCAAGCGCAAGAAGGGCGCAGCGGACGCCAAACGCGGGCAGCTCTTCTCCAAGCTCTCCCGGGCGATCTCGGTTGCCGCGCGCGAGGGCGGCGGTGACCCGGAATCGAACGCGGGACTTGCGACGGCCATCGAAAAGGCCCGCGCCCACTCGATGCCGAAGGACAACGTCGAGCGGGCGATCCAGAAGGGCACGGGCGGTGGCGACGACGGGGTGGACTACGAGGCGGTCACGTATGAGGGCTACGGGCCCGGTGGCGTGGCCATCATCTGCGTAGCGCTCACCGACAACCGAAACCGTACCGCCAGCGATGTACGCCACATCTTCACGAAGAGCGGATCCGAACTCGGTACCCCAGGCAGCGTGGCGTGGCAGTTCGAGCGCAAGGGCATCATCCTGATCGACGCCGAGGGCGTGGACGAGGAGGTCCTGATGGACGCCGCTCTCGAGGCCGGGGCGGAGGACATCGCCATCGATGGGTCGCAGTGGCAGGTCATCACCGATCCCGGGGATCTGCAGGCCGTGCGGACGGCCCTTAGCGCCGCCGGTCTAATCGCCGCAGCGGCCGACATCACGATGCTGCCCCGGACGACCATCGCGGCGGGTGAGATGGAAGCCCGCCGGTTGCTCCGCCTGATCGACAACCTGGAAGAGAACGACGACATCCAGGACGTGTACGCCAACTTCGACATTTCCGAAGAGGTCATGGAGGCGGTGGCCGGTTAGGACTCTGGCCTCGTGACCGTCCTCGGGATCGACCCGGGGCTCGCTAACACCGGCTACGGGGTGGTGCGTCGGGCCGGTGCCCGCATGGAGGCCGTGACGTGGGGGACGATCCGCACGACGGCGTCCACACCCATCGAAATCCGCCTGCTCGCCCTGCATGACGGCCTCGCCGCCGTGTTGGCCGCCAATCCGGTCGATTCCGCTTCGATCGAGGCGTTTTTCGTACATCCGGTGAGCACCGCGGCGATGGGGATGGCGGCCGCACGGGGTGCCCTGCTCGTGGCCTGCGCCGAGGCGGGAATCGCGGTTACCGAGTACAGCCCCAACGCCATCAAGCAGTCGGTCACCGGCAACGGGCGTGCCGATAAGCAACAAGTTCATGCGATGGTCCAGCGCATCACCGGGGCGACGGCCGAGGGCGACCACGCCGCCGACGCCCTTGCGGTCGCCATCTGCCATGCGTCCGCCGGGCCCCTCCAAGCCGCAATCGGCGTCCGCCGTGGGCGATAACCTGCGCTCATGATCAGGTTCGTACGCGGGCAATTCGCAGCGGCTGACGCCGACGGTGTGGTGGTGTGCATGGGTGGCATGGGCTTTCACGTGCGTGTCTCCAACACCACGCGGGCCCAGTTGCCCGGTATCGGCAGCGAAATCATGCTCAAGACGCACTTGGTGGTCCGCGAGGATGCGCTCGACCTGTACGGGTTCGGTGACGACGAGGAGCGCCTGATCTTTGAGGCCCTCCTCGGCGTGAACGGGATCGGTCCTCGCAGTGCACTGGCCATCTGCGGTCTCGGCACACCGCAGATGCTCGCCGTTGCCATTGGCAACGGCGAGACCGCGTACCTCAGCCGGGCGGCGGGGGTGGGGCGGAAGACGGCGGAGCGGATCCTCCTCGAACTCCGCGATCGCGTAGGTATCGGCGGCGGCACCACGGCGGCACCGGGATCCCCGCGTGGGCGCGCGAAGCAGGGCCTCCTCACCTTGGGATTCTCCGGTGACGAGGTGGATTCCGCGCTCACGGGCGCGGATGACGGGCTCGACGAGGAGGGGCTCATCCGCCACGGCCTCGCCGCGCTCGGCCGCTGATGGACGACGAGCGCATCGCAAACCCCGCGGTGGTGGGCGAGGAGATCGAGTTCGACAGTTCACTGCGCCCGAAGTCGCTTGACGCCTTCATCGGACAGGAGTCCGTGCGCCAGCAACTCGGCATCTTCCTCGAGGCCGCCCGCCAGCGCGAGGAGACCCTCGATCACGTGCTGCTGGCCGGCCCCCCGGGGTTGGGAAAGACCTCACTCGCCATCATCCTCGCTGCCGAGATGGGCGTGGAGATCACCGTCACGAGCGGTCCCGTGCTCGAGCGCAAGGGCGACCTCGCGGCCATTCTCACGGCGCTCGCGCCGGGTGACGTGCTCTTCATCGACGAGATCCACCGGCTCAGCCGGGTCGTCGAGGAAGTCCTGTACCCGGCGATGGAGGATTTCCAACTCGACATGATCTTGGGGCAGGGCCCCCAAGCACGCACGCTCCGGCTCACCCTCCCCCGGTTCACACTCGTCGGGGCCACCACGCGGACGGGGCTGCTCACATCGCCGCTGCGTGACCGTTTTGGCGTGGTGCAGCGCCTCGACTACTACAAGCCCTCGGAACTGGGCGACATCGTCGTCCGGTCGGCCGGTCTGCTGGGTATCGACATCGCCCCCGACGGCGCCCTTGTGATCGCCCGCCGTTCACGCGGCACCCCACGGATCGCCAACCGCCTCCTGCGCCGGGTGCGCGACGTCGCCCAGGTGCGTGGCCTCACGAGGATCGACCGTGACGCGGCCGAGGATGCCCTGCTGGTGCTTGAGGTGGACCAGGCCGGCCTCGACGACCTCGACCGCAAGATCCTTCACCATCTCGCCGTGACATTCGCGGGTCGCGCCACCGGTCTCGGAACGCTGGCCGATGCCGTGGGCGAGGCACCCGACACCATCGAGGACGTGTACGAGCCCTTCCTCATCCAACAGGGGTTGCTCGCCCGGACCCCCCGTGGTCGCGTGGCGACCCTCCGTACGTACGCGCACCTCGGGGTGGATCCCCCGGCACGCGCTCCGGGCCAGGACCCGCTCTTCTAGGGAGTCACACCGGTAGGGCTCGCCAGGGTCGCGGATTCGTGCCCTTAGATTGGAGCACCTCCCGGTAGATACCCTCGATCGAATCGGTCACCCGCGGCCAATCGAACTCGGCCATCACGGCCCGACGGCCCTGCGCGCCGAGCACGGCGGATCCGTCGGGATCGTCGAGGACCTCCGCGAGGGCACGGGCCAACTCCACCGGGTCATGCGGGGGCACGAAGTGACCGGGCACGTCGCCGCGGATGACCTGGCGGAAACCGACGTTGTCGGCGGCCACTACCGGGGTACCGGACGCCAGCGCCTCCAGCAGCACGACGCCAAAGGACGCGAGCACGCAGGGCGCCGCCAGGACGTCCGCCTCGCGGTAGTAGCGGGGTCGCTCGTCGTTGAGAAGCCCCAACCACTCCACCCGGTCCCATACGTCGAGCGCCTTCGCTTTGCGCTCGTACACGGGTCGCGCTGGCCCGTCACCGATGATTTGCACGGTGAAGTCACGGCCGGCAGTCTTCAGGATGGCCGCGGCCTCGAGGAGGTCGCCCAGTGCGTTGCGGGGGTCGAAGCGGCCCACGAACAGGATCCGGGGCCGGGACGCCGGGCGGTCCTCATCCGGGGTGAGCGGACGGTAGAGATCACAGTCGATGCCGTTGGGAACGATGTCCCAGTCTCCGGGGAAGTACGGGGAGAGAGCGGTGATGCAGGCCTCCGACACCGCGATCCGCCGATCGAGTCGCGCGAGTGAGTTGCGTACGTAGGGGCCGATGGCCCCGTACAGCCAGTGGCCGCCGTCGAAGTACGTGTGGAACGTTCCCACGGTGCACGGGGCCGTGGACACCCGCAGCACGCCCATCGGCAGAGTGGGAGATGCGAGGCCCTGTGCGTGGACCACATCCATGCCGCGGACCGCGGAGGCGATCTGGTGCTTGATACCCAGCCCCATGGTCATGCGGGCGATCGAGCCGTTGGCCGGCACCGGGCGTGACCGCCCGATACGGGTTGTGCGGTATCCGTGGTCGCGGTGGGCCGCCCGGTCGATTTCCGCGACGACGCTCGCGTCGCCGAGGTTTCCGGTAACGATGGTGACGTCGTTGCCACGTCGGGCGAGTTCGCGTGACAGGAAGTGCACGTGCTCGCTGATCCCCCCGAGGACCGGGTAGGCGTACTCGGTGACCATGGCGATAGAGAGTGCGCTCACGGCGCCGCACGGTACCAGTGACCGACGGGTGCCCCAGCGCGATACGGGGAGCGGGTTGCGCTGATATCCTCCACCGGTCCTCGACCCCGTTAAGGAGGCTGAATACGGCATGTCAAGCGTCCTTCTTCCTATGTACATCGTTATCTTCGTGGCCCTTATCTACTTCGTCGGCATGCGCCCGCAGCAGAAGCGCCGTCGCGAGATGGAGACGCTCACCGCCGGTCTGCGTTCCGGCGACGAGATCGTGACAATGTCGGGCATTTACGGAATCGTTTCGGAGATCGAGGACGGGGGCACCTTGCTCCTCCAGGTCGCCGAAGACGTGGATATCCGCATCTCCATCGGGGCGGTGTCGCGTAAGACCACGACCGACTCCCCGGTTGGCGCGGCATCCGAGCAGTCCGCCACCGAGTAGGTCCACCACCATTCCCGCGCCCGTCATGGGAGCGCACGGGTGAGTATCCGCCGCCGCTCGATCCTGTTCCTTCTGGTCGTCGTCGGTCTCATCGCCGCCTCGATCGTTGTCCTTGCTGTCAAGCCCGTGATGTTGGGGCTCGATTTGCAGGGCGGCGTCGAGGTGGTGTTGCAGGGCAAGGCGACC
Proteins encoded in this window:
- the ruvC gene encoding crossover junction endodeoxyribonuclease RuvC, encoding MTVLGIDPGLANTGYGVVRRAGARMEAVTWGTIRTTASTPIEIRLLALHDGLAAVLAANPVDSASIEAFFVHPVSTAAMGMAAARGALLVACAEAGIAVTEYSPNAIKQSVTGNGRADKQQVHAMVQRITGATAEGDHAADALAVAICHASAGPLQAAIGVRRGR
- the pdxT gene encoding pyridoxal 5'-phosphate synthase glutaminase subunit PdxT, with the protein product MSGPASSRPRIGVLAVQGAVCEHEAALADVGARTTRVRLPDEIAGLGGLVIPGGESTTFGLVAERSGLLSALRRCVDEGMPVFGTCAGMIMLADGITGGGTQALVGGMDIVVRRNAFGRQQDSFEADLDIAVLGDPPMRGIFIRAPWIESAGASVEILAEHAGHAVAARDGSRIVAAFHPELTEDRRLHRLFVDMVRDHGRQIGGNDQEDTRVGAQ
- a CDS encoding glycosyltransferase family 1 protein produces the protein MYIGRRTLDMPYSASLTGSRTGGGYQRNPLPVSRWGTRRSLVPCGAVSALSIAMVTEYAYPVLGGISEHVHFLSRELARRGNDVTIVTGNLGDASVVAEIDRAAHRDHGYRTTRIGRSRPVPANGSIARMTMGLGIKHQIASAVRGMDVVHAQGLASPTLPMGVLRVSTAPCTVGTFHTYFDGGHWLYGAIGPYVRNSLARLDRRIAVSEACITALSPYFPGDWDIVPNGIDCDLYRPLTPDEDRPASRPRILFVGRFDPRNALGDLLEAAAILKTAGRDFTVQIIGDGPARPVYERKAKALDVWDRVEWLGLLNDERPRYYREADVLAAPCVLASFGVVLLEALASGTPVVAADNVGFRQVIRGDVPGHFVPPHDPVELARALAEVLDDPDGSAVLGAQGRRAVMAEFDWPRVTDSIEGIYREVLQSKGTNPRPWRALPV
- a CDS encoding MurR/RpiR family transcriptional regulator; translation: MPPDADELTDVLRRDYARFSPAQQALARYLVDHVAELPLVSAHEVAQAAHCSPATVVRFAQALGYAGYPELQRTVRQAHRPGIGVRAVGAPGSRTRLEVFDVDRRALEDVAARLGTEGVQPLVAPLVSVTPIVIAGDAMARPIITLLEERLSRAGRETLIVDSGEVRVRMRLGALGRGGGLLAVSIGKETRVAEYAVAAARAAGAPAVALVDSSLSAASRAPVVRVIPAEERGGEPSLTAFVAVAQALAQGIAAHQVQRRTLTAIPA
- the ruvA gene encoding Holliday junction branch migration protein RuvA; this translates as MIRFVRGQFAAADADGVVVCMGGMGFHVRVSNTTRAQLPGIGSEIMLKTHLVVREDALDLYGFGDDEERLIFEALLGVNGIGPRSALAICGLGTPQMLAVAIGNGETAYLSRAAGVGRKTAERILLELRDRVGIGGGTTAAPGSPRGRAKQGLLTLGFSGDEVDSALTGADDGLDEEGLIRHGLAALGR
- the ruvB gene encoding Holliday junction branch migration DNA helicase RuvB — its product is MDDERIANPAVVGEEIEFDSSLRPKSLDAFIGQESVRQQLGIFLEAARQREETLDHVLLAGPPGLGKTSLAIILAAEMGVEITVTSGPVLERKGDLAAILTALAPGDVLFIDEIHRLSRVVEEVLYPAMEDFQLDMILGQGPQARTLRLTLPRFTLVGATTRTGLLTSPLRDRFGVVQRLDYYKPSELGDIVVRSAGLLGIDIAPDGALVIARRSRGTPRIANRLLRRVRDVAQVRGLTRIDRDAAEDALLVLEVDQAGLDDLDRKILHHLAVTFAGRATGLGTLADAVGEAPDTIEDVYEPFLIQQGLLARTPRGRVATLRTYAHLGVDPPARAPGQDPLF
- the yajC gene encoding preprotein translocase subunit YajC; translated protein: MSSVLLPMYIVIFVALIYFVGMRPQQKRRREMETLTAGLRSGDEIVTMSGIYGIVSEIEDGGTLLLQVAEDVDIRISIGAVSRKTTTDSPVGAASEQSATE
- the pdxS gene encoding pyridoxal 5'-phosphate synthase lyase subunit PdxS; this encodes MLTGGVIMDVVTPEQAKIAEDAGACAVMALERIPAEIRRLGGVARMSDPEMIEGIQSAVSIPVMAKCRIGHHVEAQILQALQIDYIDESEVLTPADSASHIDKRPFTAPFVCGATDLGEALRRISEGASMIRTKGEAGTGNVVEAVRHMKTITQDIRRVASASREERFAIAREMSAPLDLIEWVGEHGRLPVVNFSAGGIATPADAALMMYLGAEGVFVGSGIFMSADPPARARAIVEATTHWDHPDVVARVSRGLREAMPGIEIGDLGEAGLLQTRGW
- a CDS encoding YebC/PmpR family DNA-binding transcriptional regulator — translated: MSGHSKWATIKRKKGAADAKRGQLFSKLSRAISVAAREGGGDPESNAGLATAIEKARAHSMPKDNVERAIQKGTGGGDDGVDYEAVTYEGYGPGGVAIICVALTDNRNRTASDVRHIFTKSGSELGTPGSVAWQFERKGIILIDAEGVDEEVLMDAALEAGAEDIAIDGSQWQVITDPGDLQAVRTALSAAGLIAAAADITMLPRTTIAAGEMEARRLLRLIDNLEENDDIQDVYANFDISEEVMEAVAG